Below is a genomic region from Thermodesulfovibrionales bacterium.
ATTAAATCTCCACAGTCCCCTTCTCACATTTATCCCGATAGTATACCTGCTTACTATACTGTCATCAGAATCACTGTAATAACTGTAGCCCATATGGATTCTCGGACCTTTCACATTCTTTAGATATGCCTTAAGCTCTGAAAGGTCCTTTTCCTGATAGGGATAGGATGGCTTTAAAAGTTTTAGACTCTCCTCTGCTGCATCCATCTCACCAATTGCTGCAAGAGAATAGGTAAGTCCAAGGCGTGAATCAAAATCATCTTCCTTCTCAAGGAGATTATTATATATCTCTATTGCCCTCAGATGATTACCTTTCCATCTAAGTGCATTGGCCTTTACAAGAAGGGCATCCCTGTTTTCAGGCTCCTTTTTGAGCACACTGTCAATTTCATTTAATGCATCATCCAGCCTGCCCGACCATGACAGAACCCTTGCATAATGGATTCGTGCATTTAAACTATCTGGATCTTCTGAAAGAATGTATTCAAACTCCCTCAAGGACTCCTCTAACCTTCCTGCCCATGATAGCCTTATTGCCATCTTGAGTCTTTCGTCAATGCTAAAAATTTCCCTCTTTAATGTAAGGGCTTTTATGTATGCCTCTGATGCACTTTTAAGATCATCTATTGCCGTATAATAATCTCCTATTTGCTTATAAATAATGGCCTTTTTAACTCCATCCTTGTTTTCTTCTGCTGCTTTTTTAAGGTCTGTACCTTCGGCAGAAGAACTCACTAGAAGAACAATCAAAAGAATCAATATCCTTTTCATGTATATCTCCTTTTATTTAACATAGAAGACCTTCCCGTTATATAACCTATATACTCCTTAAAGGAAAAAAGATCAATTTTATTATTAATATTCAATCTCGGAACTTTGTGAAAATTTTTTCCTTTTAAAAAACCTTCCTCAGAAGTTAATATATACTTAAATCCAGCCTCTTTTAATAACGGCAGCGCTCTTTCATTGTATAAGCCATAAGGCCAGGCGAATATGTCAGTCTTCTTACCGGTTTCTGAATAAAAAATATCCTGAAAGATCAATAAATCTCTTTTAAATTCCTCTTCATTTAAGCTCTGCATACCTCTTTTAAAATGAAGGTTATAGGTATGACATCCTAAATCTACGAGTCCGCTTTGGAGCAAATATCTGTATTCATCCCAGCTCAGCACAGGCCGGTTGCCACCGAGGTTTATGTAAGAGCCTACATATACTCCGATTATATTTACTGTTGCCTTAAAATTATATTCCTTTAAAAGGGGAAAGGCATAATCCATTAAAGATGCATAACCATCATCAAAGGTTATGATGATACCCTTACGTTCATCGCCTTCTAAAAAACTTTCCACATCTCTAAAAGTTAATGAGACGTAACCGGCTGAATACAGCCATTCCATCTGGGCTGAAAAAAGAGCTGGTGAGATAGTATAATCATCATGAAAATCTTTCGAAATATCATGATAAAGAAGTACAGGTATCTCTTTCTTGAAATACAAAAAATCTGAAAAAAGAGGTGCAGCAAGAAGTGAACCACTTAATTTTAAAAAATTCCTTCTTGTTATGGAAAACCTCATGGTGAATCAATCCTTGATAAAAATTCTTTGATCTGCGAATAACCTTCTTTAAGATAAAAATGAAACACAGGAACATCCCATTCGTCCCAGGAATAAGTCCTGACATTTTCAGCCTTCAGAGGATGCGGTAAGGAATCAGTAATATTATTTTTAAGACCTGTTTTTTCAGCAATGATATGACCTCTGACAGGTTTATAAGATAGAACGATTATTCTTATACCATCAGTTTTTCGAATCTTATTTTCCTTTTCCATCCACAATACCATTCTTGAGCTTGGATCAGTAAAGTTTATTAAGCTCCAGGGTATTCTGAGTTCTATCATATTATCTCTGTAATAAAAGTCTGCCAAAGAATTATAGTCACGGCTTTCATTACAGAGTGTTCCAAATCTTAAATTGCTCATGGAATAAACACGAGATGGATAAAATTTGCTTCCATCCTTGCTTATCCTACGATTATTGGTTTTATTCTGCATTATAACCCAGGAACCCTGTTCCGAAATAAGGGGTCTCACTTCATTATTAAGATATCGGTCATAGGAGTGGCATACAAGTATTCTGCTCTTTTCCTTTCCTGCAAGATGTATTAGAAACTTTAATCCAACAGGACTTAAGAGTTCTGTATTGAAAGGCAAAAGAAATTCTCCATATAAAGGATCACATGTATCTAGACCAATAAGATAATTACTTTTCTGAAAATCTACAGCACCCTTTGTTTCGATAAGTACATACAGAAAACCCTCATCATGCTGAACAAGAAGTCTTCTTAACATTCTTGATTCATCCGAACCATCATGGAATTCAAATATAAGCCCCTCCTTTTTTTCATAAAGGACTGTTGCACCCTTCCATTCTTCTTTATTTCCGTAAAGATTTACCTTTTTACCCGGATAACCTGGATAGGCAGCCAGAAGACCATAATTTTGCTCAGGATCCAGAAAATTGAACCACAGGGGATTTCTATCGGGAGGCAGCTCATAAGGTAAAAAAACCCAGTTTCTCTTATACCATTCATCAAACCAGCTAAAAATTATACCACCTGCCATTCCTGAATGCTCTATTGATTTCATCAGAATCGAATTTATTTCACCCTGTTTTAATTCATCATGTCCTCCCTGATTCCAGCCTCTGCTATGCCAGTGAGCACTTTCCCTGCTACTGGGTACTCCAAATTCACCGATAAGAACAGGCAGATTCTCATGATATTTTTTTAGCTCCAAAAGATAATTTAAATAAGTATTGTCTGTGTGGACATAATCATTATTCATAAAATCCGGATAATAAGGATAAATATGATAGGTAATAAAAAAGCCATTACCCGTCACTGATTTTACTCCGGACATATCCATGGATTCCATGTCTTCATTTTCGTTACAGATTCCTTTTTTCACGTTTATACCCTGCAATATCAATTCATCCTCATAATTTGACTCCGAAGGATGAATGATCGGATCAAGAGTTGGCCAGGTCACTACAGATACCGGATGTGATACTTTATATTTATCATATTCATAGCTCTGCAGAAAATCACAAATTTCTGTTACCCATATTTCAAAAGGTGCTCCATTATTAATCTTCAAAAAATTTCCCTTATAATCTTTCTTTACCCTGCCATATCTTTCATTAAATCCCTTTACAGCACAGGACTCCCATTCTCTGCCAAATATAAAAGCAGCTGTGTAATTCGACACATCAAATATGTACGGTCCGCTTGGATATCCAGGACGTTCAGGAAGTGTTGCATCACCATATACTACTGATAATGCGTCTTTTATATTTGACCTTACGTATTGCATGTAATTTTTATTATAGAAATCATTATTTTCAGGCAATTCGACCCATATCCCCTGAAAGAGATAGAGTTTCTTTTCTGATTCCTCATTGTACTGATAAAGGGCTTCATAAAAGCAAGGTGGATGAATGGTGTAAATCCTGATTGAATTAAATCCAAGTTCAGCAATCTGTTTAAACCATTTAAGGTAGGTACCTTTTTTTATTGGATATTCCCCTGGAAAATAACCTGGCAACCCAAGGCCTATATTTATTCCTTTTACAAAAAATTTACACCACCCTTTCTTATAAATTTCCAGATAATCCTTACCTGTCCTGAATATAGAGTCTTTTTTTCTATCAGCTTCTTTTTTGATATCATTAATATTTTCGGTCATTACGATGTAACTGATAATATCCTTATTATCGGGTTCCAATTCAAGAGCTTTATAAAATGCCCACCTGGCTGTCTTAAAATCTCCAAGTTTATAATGGGCTATGCCAAGACCTAAAAAATTTTTTGCATTCTTTTTTTTCAGCAGTGCTCTCCTGAAAATATTAATTGCTTCCTGGTAATCATTCCTGCTTATAGCTATAAAACCCAGTTCTCCGTAATCCATTTTCTACCCTACTCCTTACGGACTTTATTTTCTGACATGTTCCCACCTTCTCTCTCTAAAGAAGTAATAAAGGGTTGCCTGGAATCTGAAGAAAGAATTTAACTGTCTGTAGCCAAAATTTTCAAGAACTCCATATAGAAGAAGTCTAACAAGATGGTCCCATCCAGGGTACCTTCTGTATGTGAGCTCCTCAAGAAATACACCTGTTGTGGAGAGAAATATCCCGTATACAATTGCCAGAAGGAGAAAAAGTAAAAAATACTCTGTGCTCAGCATACCAAGTATATAGGAAAGGGGCACTACCAGGTAGCCGAGAAATTCCACAACAGGTCCGAACATCTCAAAAATGAGATAATAAGGAAAAACAAAAAGACCGATTCTTCCATAGTATGGATTGAATATCATCTTTCTGTTTTCTATAAGTGTCTGCATGAGACCCATATGCCATCTCCTTCTCTGTCGAGCCAGTGCCTGTACGGTCTCGGGAACCTCTGTCCAGCATATGGGATCTGATATGAACTTAATCCTGTAAGGTTTTTTGTTCCTTCTGTGATATTCATGAAGCCTCACTATAATTTCCATATCCTCAGCAAGATGTTTTGTATGAAAACCACCTGCAGAAATAACTGCATTTTTATTAAAAAGTGAGAACGTTCCTGAAAGTATCAGTATCGATTGAAGGGCATCCCATCCCACCCTTCCAAAGAGAAAGGCCCTTAGATATTCCACTATCTGAAATATAATAAGACCCTTATCAGGAAGGCTGACCTCTCTTACAATGCCCCTTTCTACCCTGGAGCCATTGAGCACCCTTACCACACCTCCACAGGCAACAACAGGTACAGTACTTTCAATAACAGGTATCATTAACCTTATCAAAGCGTCTGGTTCCAAGACGGAGTCAGCATCTACAGTGCATACATATGGTGACCTGCTCACATTGATACCGCAATTAAGGGAATCAGCCTTTCCACCTCTCACCTTATCTATCACAAGAAAATTGGGCATCTCCGGATTATAATAAAAAGCCTTCACAGGAGCGGTCTTGAGGATGTCTCTGTAAACCATATCTATCTTTCTCAAATTAAATTTATTAATTAATAAATCAAGGGTACCATCATCAGAGCCATCGTTTATAACAATTACATCATAAAAGGGATAATTAATAGAGAAAACAGACTCAAGGGTGCGTAATATAACATCCTTTTCATTATAGGCAGCAATTAATATAGAAACAGGTGGTGTTTCTGGTGAATAATTTATTTCCTTTACAGGGGCATATTTTAATTTCTTTATATACTTGATTATCACGGCAATTGATATTGAAAGAAGGACAGAGTAGAGCAGATTAAAAACACCGTAATATATACCTACAAAATAATTAAATCCGATTATTAATGCCCCAATTATCTTCATACAGTCCTTTCCTCGAAAAGGCCTTTTAATTCTTCTCTGACAGGACCGCCAGCTGATTTTAAATATTCCTTTAAGGGGGTTGAGAAACCAAG
It encodes:
- a CDS encoding tetratricopeptide repeat protein, whose amino-acid sequence is MKRILILLIVLLVSSSAEGTDLKKAAEENKDGVKKAIIYKQIGDYYTAIDDLKSASEAYIKALTLKREIFSIDERLKMAIRLSWAGRLEESLREFEYILSEDPDSLNARIHYARVLSWSGRLDDALNEIDSVLKKEPENRDALLVKANALRWKGNHLRAIEIYNNLLEKEDDFDSRLGLTYSLAAIGEMDAAEESLKLLKPSYPYQEKDLSELKAYLKNVKGPRIHMGYSYYSDSDDSIVSRYTIGINVRRGLWRFNTHYRLTLAEDNKFENEAHSLSVGLSKDYESYALSVSAGITNLENKDPSTVLTGSAKADIKLTKISVSLNLTRDVMTDTALLMEREIKFTETGIRIVGPLSHRLSLEGAYRFRDYSDSNYSHDLQGGLRYMLLRGNPSISTGYRLRYLDFKKQTKGGYFDPEDFISHQVFLSLQFSKEGLYLFIEPYGGHQSFRRYNQRTEDFFAGGSVTLGYTISNNFSIELSAEGGDYAAGAQAGFRYWMAGISLSGVL
- a CDS encoding polysaccharide deacetylase family protein; the protein is MRFSITRRNFLKLSGSLLAAPLFSDFLYFKKEIPVLLYHDISKDFHDDYTISPALFSAQMEWLYSAGYVSLTFRDVESFLEGDERKGIIITFDDGYASLMDYAFPLLKEYNFKATVNIIGVYVGSYINLGGNRPVLSWDEYRYLLQSGLVDLGCHTYNLHFKRGMQSLNEEEFKRDLLIFQDIFYSETGKKTDIFAWPYGLYNERALPLLKEAGFKYILTSEEGFLKGKNFHKVPRLNINNKIDLFSFKEYIGYITGRSSMLNKRRYT
- a CDS encoding glycosyltransferase, encoding MKIIGALIIGFNYFVGIYYGVFNLLYSVLLSISIAVIIKYIKKLKYAPVKEINYSPETPPVSILIAAYNEKDVILRTLESVFSINYPFYDVIVINDGSDDGTLDLLINKFNLRKIDMVYRDILKTAPVKAFYYNPEMPNFLVIDKVRGGKADSLNCGINVSRSPYVCTVDADSVLEPDALIRLMIPVIESTVPVVACGGVVRVLNGSRVERGIVREVSLPDKGLIIFQIVEYLRAFLFGRVGWDALQSILILSGTFSLFNKNAVISAGGFHTKHLAEDMEIIVRLHEYHRRNKKPYRIKFISDPICWTEVPETVQALARQRRRWHMGLMQTLIENRKMIFNPYYGRIGLFVFPYYLIFEMFGPVVEFLGYLVVPLSYILGMLSTEYFLLFLLLAIVYGIFLSTTGVFLEELTYRRYPGWDHLVRLLLYGVLENFGYRQLNSFFRFQATLYYFFRERRWEHVRK